A stretch of Pseudomonas taetrolens DNA encodes these proteins:
- a CDS encoding sigma-70 family RNA polymerase sigma factor, with the protein MTHKVPRKTGFFEHYEELIGTWTRRLRNRQQAQDLAHDTFVRVLESDSDAVVQPRAYLHQTARNIAVDGFRREELRDAKELAAVAPCSSETGDPEQYMRAFQLAESVERALQELPLNCRKVFVWQKIEGLTQAEIADRLGLSRNMVEKYMIRTLRHLRERVEAP; encoded by the coding sequence ATGACTCATAAAGTGCCCCGCAAAACGGGCTTTTTTGAACATTACGAAGAGTTGATCGGTACCTGGACCCGTCGCCTGCGCAATCGTCAGCAGGCGCAGGACCTGGCCCATGACACCTTTGTCCGCGTGCTCGAATCCGATTCGGATGCTGTCGTACAGCCTCGTGCGTATTTGCACCAGACTGCACGCAATATCGCCGTGGACGGTTTTCGCCGTGAAGAGCTGCGCGACGCCAAAGAACTGGCCGCTGTTGCCCCCTGTTCTTCCGAAACCGGTGACCCGGAGCAGTACATGCGCGCGTTCCAGCTGGCCGAGTCGGTCGAGCGGGCCTTGCAGGAACTCCCGCTCAACTGCCGCAAGGTGTTCGTCTGGCAAAAAATCGAAGGGCTGACCCAGGCCGAGATCGCCGACCGCCTGGGGCTGTCCAGGAACATGGTGGAAAAGTATATGATCCGCACCCTGCGCCATCTGCGTGAACGCGTGGAGGCGCCGTAA
- a CDS encoding FecR family protein, translating into METRDCTGDSASVRDAAASWFARQQAQTLSAAEQAELAAWRLQHAAHEAEYQWLVNLWSATELLPKARLQALCESPAVPVKHRSLLRYAVAASVLAVAAGAGLWMQAPSSAGYRGEFSTVLGERREITLPDGSSIELNGRSRVRVHFEHQQRKVDLEQGEAMFSVAVDRDRPFVVQAGAGQVTVTGTRFDVRRDGDEAQVAVESGHVRVQGASAPEAVNLTAGLGTLVDARGRVAAARPVDTQALTAWRKGQLVFNDATLGEVAAEVSRYREQPLHVSSPALARLRVSSVFKTDDTDALLKALPRILPVAIQTRADGSQEIIARK; encoded by the coding sequence ATGGAGACGCGTGACTGTACAGGTGACAGCGCGAGCGTTCGCGATGCTGCCGCGAGCTGGTTCGCGCGGCAACAGGCGCAGACCCTGAGTGCGGCGGAGCAGGCCGAACTGGCCGCCTGGCGCTTGCAACATGCGGCGCATGAGGCGGAATACCAATGGCTGGTCAACCTGTGGTCGGCCACCGAGCTGTTGCCCAAGGCGCGTTTGCAGGCGCTGTGCGAGTCGCCGGCGGTGCCGGTCAAGCACCGTTCGCTACTGCGCTATGCAGTGGCGGCGAGCGTGCTGGCCGTGGCCGCCGGCGCAGGCCTGTGGATGCAGGCGCCGTCCTCAGCGGGTTACCGGGGCGAATTCAGCACGGTGCTCGGCGAGCGTCGTGAAATCACTCTGCCGGATGGCTCATCCATCGAACTCAATGGGCGCAGCCGCGTGCGTGTCCACTTTGAACACCAGCAGCGCAAGGTCGACCTTGAACAGGGCGAAGCGATGTTCAGTGTCGCCGTTGATCGCGATCGACCGTTCGTGGTGCAGGCCGGTGCGGGTCAGGTGACGGTGACCGGCACCCGCTTTGATGTGCGTCGCGACGGCGACGAGGCGCAGGTGGCCGTAGAGTCCGGGCATGTTCGGGTCCAGGGGGCCAGCGCGCCCGAGGCGGTCAACCTGACTGCTGGCCTGGGAACCCTGGTCGATGCCCGGGGGCGGGTGGCGGCGGCCCGGCCGGTGGATACACAGGCGCTGACGGCCTGGCGCAAGGGCCAGTTGGTGTTCAACGACGCCACCCTCGGCGAAGTGGCCGCAGAAGTGTCGCGCTATCGTGAGCAGCCTCTGCACGTAAGCAGCCCGGCATTGGCCCGGTTGCGTGTTTCCAGCGTGTTCAAGACCGATGACACCGACGCCTTGCTCAAGGCGTTGCCGCGGATCCTGCCGGTCGCCATTCAGACCCGTGCCGATGGCAGCCAGGAAATCATCGCCAGAAAATAA
- a CDS encoding MFS transporter codes for MSVDTQANTVRFSRADYRTLGLAALGGALEIYDFIIFVFFALTLSQLFFPPDMPEWLRLLQSFGIFVTGYLARPLGGILMAHFADHLGRKRVFSLSILMMALPCLLIGIMPTYADIGYFAPLILLALRILQGAAVGGEVPSAWVFVAEHAPAGRRGYALGFLQAGLTFGYLIGALTATLLAQLFTPEEILDYAWRYPFLLGGVFGVIGVWLRRWLNETPVFLALREHKDGMAPFPLRTVLRDHRGSLLPAALLTCVLTSAVVVFVVITPTVMQQHFDMSASHTFALSSLGIVFLNLGCVLAGLIVDRIGVWRSIVLYSLLLPLGIGLLYASLVGQWGLPGLAYAFAGLTCGIVGVVPSVMVGLFPAPIRVSGISFTYNIAYALWASTTPLLLIALMPWSPWVCVAFCAMMGLVGLLTARRFGFARGHQVERRLLAEAER; via the coding sequence ATGTCTGTCGATACTCAAGCCAATACCGTGCGTTTTTCGCGCGCTGACTACCGAACCCTGGGTTTGGCGGCATTGGGCGGGGCGCTTGAAATCTATGATTTCATCATCTTCGTATTCTTTGCCCTGACCCTGAGCCAGCTGTTTTTTCCGCCGGACATGCCGGAATGGCTGCGGTTGCTGCAAAGTTTCGGGATCTTTGTGACCGGGTATCTGGCGCGTCCGCTGGGCGGGATCCTGATGGCGCACTTTGCCGATCATCTGGGCCGCAAACGGGTGTTCAGCCTGAGCATCCTGATGATGGCGCTGCCTTGCCTGCTGATCGGGATCATGCCGACGTATGCCGACATCGGCTATTTCGCGCCGCTGATCCTGTTGGCCCTGCGCATTCTTCAAGGGGCTGCGGTGGGCGGCGAAGTGCCGAGCGCCTGGGTATTTGTTGCCGAGCATGCACCGGCCGGCCGTCGAGGTTATGCGCTTGGGTTTTTACAGGCCGGGCTGACCTTTGGTTATTTGATCGGCGCCTTGACCGCGACCTTGCTCGCCCAACTGTTCACCCCCGAAGAAATCCTGGATTACGCCTGGCGCTATCCGTTTTTGCTGGGCGGTGTATTTGGAGTGATTGGCGTCTGGCTGCGCCGCTGGCTGAATGAGACACCAGTATTTCTGGCCTTGCGCGAGCACAAGGACGGCATGGCGCCGTTCCCGTTGCGTACGGTGCTGCGCGATCACCGCGGTTCCTTGTTGCCGGCGGCCTTGCTGACATGTGTGCTGACCAGCGCCGTGGTGGTGTTTGTGGTGATCACGCCGACGGTGATGCAGCAGCACTTTGACATGAGCGCCAGTCATACCTTCGCTTTGAGCAGCCTGGGGATCGTATTTTTGAATCTCGGTTGTGTCCTGGCCGGGTTGATCGTTGACCGTATTGGCGTCTGGCGCAGCATCGTGCTCTACAGCCTGTTACTGCCCCTGGGCATCGGCTTGCTCTACGCCAGCCTGGTGGGGCAATGGGGGCTGCCGGGTCTGGCCTACGCGTTTGCCGGCTTGACCTGCGGGATTGTCGGTGTGGTGCCGTCGGTGATGGTGGGCCTGTTTCCGGCCCCGATCCGCGTCTCGGGGATTTCGTTCACCTACAACATTGCGTATGCGTTGTGGGCCAGTACCACGCCGCTGCTGTTGATCGCGCTGATGCCATGGAGTCCGTGGGTGTGCGTGGCGTTCTGCGCGATGATGGGGCTGGTGGGGCTGTTGACCGCTCGCAGGTTTGGCTTCGCCCGGGGGCATCAAGTGGAGCGGCGTTTGCTGGCCGAGGCCGAGCGTTAG